Proteins from one Arthrobacter sp. DNA4 genomic window:
- a CDS encoding zinc-ribbon domain-containing protein, translating into MTTHAWVASWWHPSKNGTLEPSDVKAGSEKRVWWVCPDGHEFEQAIAYRTKQEKQQCPVDTGRLMVTGENDLATTHPDLLADWDYERNDVDPTQVVPGVRQRWWTCFQGHSQYAQVRNRLRSGGCSVCLPEERAGTPASEFRRGRQGWDKRIARHIQED; encoded by the coding sequence GTGACCACTCACGCTTGGGTGGCTTCATGGTGGCACCCATCCAAGAACGGCACGCTGGAACCAAGCGACGTGAAGGCTGGCTCTGAAAAACGTGTGTGGTGGGTGTGCCCGGACGGTCACGAGTTCGAGCAAGCCATCGCCTACCGTACCAAGCAGGAAAAACAGCAGTGCCCAGTCGACACCGGTCGCCTCATGGTTACAGGAGAAAATGACCTAGCGACGACGCATCCTGACTTACTTGCTGACTGGGACTATGAACGCAACGACGTCGACCCGACCCAGGTCGTCCCCGGCGTCAGGCAACGCTGGTGGACTTGCTTTCAAGGACATAGCCAGTACGCACAGGTGCGGAACCGCCTCCGTTCGGGAGGGTGCTCGGTTTGTCTGCCTGAGGAGCGCGCCGGCACGCCCGCGAGTGAATTCCGCCGGGGGCGGCAAGGCTGGGACAAGCGGATTGCGCGCCACATTCAGGAAGATTGA
- a CDS encoding DUF4352 domain-containing protein, whose amino-acid sequence MTNQNFAPVPLAAQTPAVRPFYKKKRFVVPAGVLLVGILMGSCSGGSKQAADSSPIASATASIEATAPAAAATAAPTAAAPPSSAPAAPAAPTVGVPFSVKMRNGNVARITVVSAVRTDSVTTGAFSTPPKNGTYLLLDVLWETESGKTISNPLYFSAKDANGRKADMSMFADNQLGSGEVLPGDKARGNIAFDIAPGAATVMISDPLLQEAARIQIPG is encoded by the coding sequence ATGACCAACCAAAACTTTGCCCCTGTCCCGCTGGCTGCCCAGACGCCGGCAGTCCGACCGTTCTACAAGAAGAAGCGCTTCGTCGTCCCCGCAGGCGTCCTCTTGGTGGGCATTCTCATGGGCTCCTGCTCCGGCGGAAGCAAGCAGGCCGCGGACTCCAGCCCCATCGCCTCTGCCACGGCCTCCATTGAAGCGACTGCACCGGCTGCCGCCGCTACGGCCGCACCGACGGCGGCAGCACCGCCGTCGTCCGCTCCTGCCGCTCCCGCGGCGCCTACTGTGGGCGTTCCGTTCTCCGTGAAGATGCGCAACGGCAACGTCGCCAGGATCACTGTCGTGTCCGCCGTACGCACCGACTCTGTCACCACTGGGGCGTTCTCTACCCCGCCCAAGAACGGCACCTACCTGCTCCTGGACGTGCTCTGGGAAACGGAATCCGGCAAGACGATCTCCAACCCGCTCTACTTCTCGGCGAAGGATGCCAACGGGCGTAAGGCAGACATGAGCATGTTCGCCGATAACCAACTGGGATCAGGGGAGGTCCTGCCCGGCGATAAGGCACGGGGCAACATTGCCTTCGATATTGCTCCCGGAGCTGCCACTGTCATGATTTCTGATCCGCTGCTGCAGGAGGCGGCGCGGATCCAGATTCCGGGATAA
- a CDS encoding PspA/IM30 family protein, which yields MKQSIFARVAQLAKANLNTLLDSAENPQKMLDQMIRDYSENIREAEAAAAQTIGNLRMAEDDYKRAVNDANTWGSKAAAASRKADEFRAAGNNADADKFDALARLALGRQMTAESTAKSQAPTLAAQNQVVDQLKNGLDMMRAKLRELTVKRNELVNRARVAATQSQVNDALKALGGGDPASAIGRYEDSVRRQEATVLGQQELAASSLEAQFASLENLGEQTEVEARLAALKAGDRKALGSREE from the coding sequence GTGAAGCAGAGTATTTTCGCCCGCGTTGCCCAGCTCGCCAAGGCCAACCTGAACACCCTCCTGGACTCAGCCGAAAATCCGCAGAAGATGTTGGACCAGATGATCCGGGATTACTCGGAGAACATCCGCGAAGCCGAGGCCGCCGCGGCGCAGACGATCGGCAACCTCCGGATGGCCGAAGATGACTATAAGCGGGCAGTGAACGACGCGAATACCTGGGGCAGCAAGGCCGCAGCCGCCTCGCGCAAGGCCGACGAGTTCCGCGCCGCAGGCAACAACGCGGACGCCGACAAGTTTGACGCCCTGGCCAGGCTCGCCCTCGGCCGGCAAATGACCGCCGAATCCACCGCCAAGTCCCAGGCGCCCACATTGGCCGCGCAAAACCAGGTCGTCGACCAGCTGAAGAATGGCCTGGACATGATGCGGGCCAAGCTCCGGGAACTGACCGTAAAGCGCAACGAGCTGGTCAACCGTGCCCGGGTCGCCGCCACCCAGTCCCAGGTCAACGACGCCCTCAAAGCCCTGGGCGGCGGAGACCCGGCATCGGCGATCGGCCGTTACGAGGACAGTGTCCGCCGCCAGGAAGCCACCGTCCTCGGCCAGCAGGAACTTGCTGCCTCCTCCCTTGAAGCCCAGTTCGCCTCCCTGGAAAACCTCGGAGAGCAGACCGAAGTGGAAGCCCGGCTGGCGGCCCTCAAAGCGGGCGACCGTAAGGCCCTCGGCTCACGGGAAGAGTGA
- a CDS encoding NACHT domain-containing NTPase encodes MNAVNQGAIGGVANESGSNHRAVGAALIAAYGLNGKSVQWLGADAWPVSIGLETDHAVDDIEVLLSDGRAIHIQAKSSCGLGSAYKKSAAQWAASAKSGEATSVSRFVLLVSNASGSLKLLRDALDHWRAGTSLTEGEKESRKAAIDLLTSEHGLSRRKAKYVMKKVFVAVIDTDSSGQASQLGGALLDAGVVAPESGPAAFAILTNFFHDHSRQRKQTGIDDWRLALRAAQLPVHSDPKGVLAAQLQAKDDEIASYRRNLAKTKDEVNFFSLDFEVQKFSRPGCSQALRVRALREWTSNTSRRPDATPLLSITRRQGRFVLVGGPGVGKSFSLGQIAAAFAEDTNAPLPLPLRLRDVSTSLSVLPVSSSWGFREVARHLAGNNEVLEIALLERMQHGDVIYLFDGLDEVVSDRSKVVSWLGDFLENLAAHTDLVVSSRHAVVGIEELDLPQYELLPPDDLVELTDDVLVKFAESVPTRGGERTIWLQSRRAFIKHAQSKDRDLWNVPLLAILMLAILIDRGPAGVPKSRSELLRMAIESSVSRWEMRRIDGIEAGLPDQYQPQIVIDTFADIAGVVADGGAWGDAFDAVVARLPHWGIPAPAAPSWATAILRFWDETAAVFVTSSEGGRLTARSRLFTELGVAMLLDRNITAMKEWVVANKTDADSYHAMRLLCGLDPKAMDWMAELAVQGASELLDVILDAVEDGAILDPSIQGRVLDRHLARLPTLPRSAKTEDKNADDTGIKKFLTGPVDEAYRLAVRIARYPLSEAQDSAIRQFALGHLDPRQTSVVLAVREIQSPRHPANSDEHWRVIADALPPAPDRSRKDGYIGPWRDIDTSGLYVVTRYAAEQLTPEREELALRVLAAAHIGPIYDVDEVRALLVEKGFRENLAMLDLHFGTELFDSLPKSFSTTDQPLSLLKDCLGEPGESARADLWHLDEASAAYDLLRVNDVAFGQLYWAIERFPELSAAIARKIVDDSSLTTNEVAAQIHAVSTLGRYGSTLLDIPSDRTPRARLSPTDGWEELAIAAWGTGNAWLGLQALTLALDAEGFTENSLNTLKAALGGLSPTARRQIGLVVEYHHPGQAWLLSDPLARAGVCRVQSGMAWAAKDNETLVELLQDPDLSVRNEAILDNALPYELAELLRAPLPRPERWSCHGCGSAVGIDADKCSCGTNRPDDELEELMSVFN; translated from the coding sequence ATGAACGCGGTCAATCAGGGCGCTATTGGAGGTGTCGCAAATGAAAGTGGTTCAAACCACCGAGCTGTTGGTGCCGCCCTAATTGCGGCATACGGGCTAAACGGGAAAAGCGTTCAATGGTTGGGTGCCGACGCGTGGCCCGTAAGCATTGGATTGGAGACCGACCACGCTGTCGACGACATCGAAGTCTTGCTTAGCGACGGGCGTGCCATACACATACAAGCCAAGAGTAGCTGCGGCCTAGGAAGCGCCTATAAAAAGTCGGCCGCACAGTGGGCTGCGTCCGCTAAGAGCGGGGAAGCCACGTCTGTAAGCAGATTCGTCCTCCTAGTCTCCAATGCGTCTGGTTCACTGAAGCTGCTGCGCGATGCGCTCGATCACTGGCGCGCCGGCACCTCTCTGACGGAAGGTGAAAAAGAGAGCCGCAAAGCTGCCATCGATCTGTTGACAAGCGAGCATGGGCTGAGCCGCCGCAAGGCCAAATATGTAATGAAGAAGGTCTTCGTGGCGGTGATTGATACCGATTCGTCTGGACAGGCGTCCCAACTCGGAGGCGCTCTGTTGGACGCTGGCGTCGTGGCCCCAGAGTCGGGGCCGGCAGCTTTCGCGATCTTGACCAATTTCTTTCATGACCACAGCCGTCAGCGCAAGCAAACAGGTATTGACGACTGGCGTTTGGCCCTACGTGCTGCCCAGCTGCCCGTGCACTCCGATCCGAAAGGAGTGCTCGCGGCCCAGCTCCAGGCGAAGGATGATGAAATCGCGTCCTACCGAAGGAACCTCGCTAAGACTAAGGACGAAGTCAACTTCTTTTCTCTCGATTTTGAGGTCCAAAAGTTCAGCCGCCCTGGTTGCTCTCAAGCGCTGCGGGTACGTGCTCTGCGTGAGTGGACGTCGAACACTAGCCGCAGGCCCGATGCGACCCCCCTGCTGAGCATCACGCGGAGACAGGGACGCTTTGTTCTGGTTGGCGGCCCTGGCGTCGGAAAGTCGTTCAGTTTAGGACAGATAGCCGCAGCATTCGCGGAAGACACCAACGCGCCCCTGCCGTTGCCATTGCGACTTCGTGACGTTTCCACCTCGCTCAGTGTGCTGCCGGTGTCGTCCTCGTGGGGGTTCAGAGAGGTCGCGAGGCATCTGGCCGGGAATAACGAGGTTCTTGAAATTGCATTGCTAGAACGCATGCAACATGGCGATGTCATATACCTCTTTGACGGGCTAGATGAAGTTGTCAGCGATCGATCCAAGGTCGTTAGTTGGTTGGGCGACTTCCTGGAAAACCTCGCAGCGCACACAGACTTGGTTGTATCGAGTAGACATGCGGTGGTTGGAATTGAGGAACTGGACCTTCCGCAATATGAGCTCTTGCCGCCAGATGATCTGGTGGAACTCACCGACGATGTCCTCGTCAAATTCGCGGAAAGCGTCCCGACAAGGGGCGGTGAGCGAACAATATGGCTGCAGTCGCGTCGAGCGTTCATAAAGCATGCCCAGAGCAAGGATAGAGATCTCTGGAATGTTCCTTTACTGGCAATTCTTATGCTAGCCATACTGATCGACCGGGGGCCGGCAGGCGTCCCCAAGTCAAGATCCGAGCTCTTGCGCATGGCAATTGAATCGAGCGTCAGTCGATGGGAGATGCGACGCATCGACGGTATCGAGGCGGGGTTGCCAGACCAGTATCAGCCACAAATTGTCATCGATACGTTTGCCGATATTGCTGGCGTAGTAGCTGATGGAGGTGCATGGGGCGACGCATTCGATGCGGTTGTTGCTCGCCTTCCGCATTGGGGCATACCGGCTCCAGCGGCCCCGTCATGGGCTACTGCGATTCTCCGTTTCTGGGACGAGACCGCTGCAGTTTTCGTCACGTCGTCCGAAGGTGGGAGACTCACGGCGAGATCGCGGTTGTTTACGGAACTGGGAGTCGCGATGCTGCTTGACCGCAACATCACGGCCATGAAGGAATGGGTAGTCGCGAACAAGACAGACGCCGATTCGTATCACGCCATGCGCCTTCTGTGTGGTCTAGATCCGAAGGCGATGGACTGGATGGCTGAGCTCGCGGTGCAGGGAGCATCCGAGCTTCTCGACGTCATTCTCGACGCGGTGGAGGACGGTGCAATCCTCGATCCTTCAATACAGGGCCGGGTACTGGATCGTCATCTGGCTAGGTTGCCCACCCTGCCCCGCAGCGCCAAGACCGAAGACAAGAACGCGGACGATACTGGTATCAAGAAGTTCCTGACCGGGCCAGTGGATGAGGCCTATCGTCTAGCAGTCCGGATAGCCCGATACCCATTATCCGAAGCTCAAGATTCCGCGATAAGGCAATTTGCGCTCGGCCATTTAGACCCCAGGCAAACTTCCGTTGTGCTCGCTGTGAGGGAAATTCAGAGCCCTAGGCATCCGGCCAATTCAGATGAACACTGGCGGGTGATTGCGGACGCACTGCCTCCGGCGCCAGACAGAAGCCGAAAAGACGGATATATAGGGCCGTGGCGAGACATAGATACATCTGGCTTGTACGTCGTAACTAGGTATGCGGCAGAGCAGCTGACCCCAGAGCGTGAAGAGCTGGCACTCCGAGTATTGGCAGCAGCCCATATTGGCCCGATTTACGATGTGGACGAGGTCCGCGCACTTCTCGTAGAGAAGGGATTCCGCGAAAATCTTGCGATGCTGGACCTCCATTTTGGGACTGAACTCTTCGACTCTCTTCCCAAATCATTCAGTACAACGGACCAGCCGCTCAGCCTGCTCAAAGACTGCCTCGGAGAACCGGGCGAAAGCGCTCGCGCAGACCTCTGGCATCTCGACGAGGCTTCCGCTGCATATGATTTGCTGCGCGTCAACGATGTTGCCTTCGGGCAGCTGTATTGGGCGATCGAGAGGTTTCCGGAGCTCAGTGCGGCAATAGCGCGGAAAATAGTGGATGACTCTTCGCTCACTACCAATGAAGTTGCCGCTCAGATCCATGCAGTTTCTACGCTTGGCCGATACGGCAGTACGTTGCTCGACATCCCGTCAGATCGGACACCTCGCGCCCGCTTGTCACCCACGGACGGCTGGGAAGAGCTGGCCATAGCTGCTTGGGGAACGGGTAATGCGTGGCTTGGCCTCCAGGCGTTGACTCTTGCTCTTGATGCCGAAGGCTTTACTGAAAACTCCCTCAACACACTCAAAGCGGCTCTGGGCGGACTTTCTCCGACGGCGCGGCGCCAAATAGGTTTGGTGGTTGAGTATCATCACCCAGGTCAAGCTTGGCTTCTGTCAGATCCGCTAGCACGCGCCGGTGTCTGCCGAGTTCAGTCGGGGATGGCCTGGGCGGCGAAGGACAATGAGACGCTTGTCGAGCTTCTTCAAGATCCGGACCTTTCAGTAAGAAACGAAGCCATCCTGGACAATGCGCTCCCATATGAGTTGGCTGAACTCCTGCGAGCCCCCCTTCCTCGGCCGGAACGCTGGAGTTGCCATGGATGCGGTAGTGCTGTCGGCATCGATGCGGATAAGTGCTCCTGCGGTACCAACCGGCCCGACGACGAGTTGGAAGAGCTAATGTCGGTCTTCAACTAG
- a CDS encoding helix-turn-helix domain-containing protein, with product MPVPRESSTEQRERWSARRKAVGARIRELRLERGLTQEELGHAAGMDRKTVLYVELGQRSLGYERLWDISAVLNVDIVDLFVPPESMPQRITYRGGRLRFGDRHLNSRESMP from the coding sequence ATGCCCGTTCCCCGTGAGTCCTCCACCGAGCAGCGAGAACGTTGGAGTGCGCGTCGCAAGGCGGTGGGAGCTCGGATACGTGAGTTGCGGCTGGAGCGCGGCCTGACGCAGGAGGAGCTCGGGCATGCCGCAGGCATGGACCGGAAGACCGTGCTTTACGTTGAACTGGGCCAAAGGAGTCTGGGCTATGAGCGCCTCTGGGACATCTCGGCAGTGCTGAACGTTGATATCGTCGATCTCTTTGTTCCACCTGAATCTATGCCCCAAAGAATTACCTATCGGGGCGGGAGACTCCGTTTCGGAGACCGGCACCTGAATTCTCGAGAGTCGATGCCCTAG
- a CDS encoding Mu transposase C-terminal domain-containing protein, with the protein MIVRMPDGRPGKVELTIMIDKATRSIMATSVKKKNTGTDVAAMLADSMTPPPLRPTGLPAIDTWRLGRMELPWAKNLTPEQKSQLDTTRPAIVVNRLVTDNGKDYRSHVVEAACAQLGIVLTRSAVRTPTDKANVERAFHTIKTRFVMLLPGQTGGTVEARGHHPEHEDLLDVEELIWLFDAWVAQVWQNSPMEGLRDPRHPAAPPLSPNAMYAAMFPFVGYVPMPLSERDYISLMPVDERTIQKDGVEFGRRTYDSPALAQHRSSGLLGKKKYELRYQPNDPSRSWVYIDQTDEYVACDWRDRRVDTPHSRRMWDLAAQVRSTFHPLDPDEGLGETISLIERAHKQWKQEAAKAERAELAEHLDKVQGRTAREGRAALRSVDDETGAATPTNPEIDQADDWNLDDWEPDEAFGIEKEV; encoded by the coding sequence GTGATCGTGCGGATGCCCGATGGGAGGCCCGGCAAGGTCGAACTGACGATCATGATCGACAAGGCCACTCGGTCGATCATGGCCACCAGCGTCAAGAAGAAGAACACCGGTACGGACGTTGCCGCGATGCTGGCCGACTCCATGACGCCTCCACCGCTGCGCCCAACGGGGTTACCCGCGATCGACACTTGGCGCCTGGGTCGGATGGAACTACCGTGGGCCAAAAACCTGACCCCCGAGCAAAAGTCCCAGCTCGACACGACCCGCCCGGCCATAGTTGTAAACCGCCTGGTTACTGACAACGGCAAGGATTACAGATCGCATGTGGTCGAGGCGGCCTGCGCGCAGCTCGGGATTGTCCTGACCCGCTCGGCGGTGCGAACTCCCACGGACAAGGCCAACGTGGAGCGGGCGTTCCACACCATCAAAACCAGGTTCGTGATGCTGCTGCCTGGCCAGACGGGCGGCACCGTCGAGGCGCGCGGTCACCACCCGGAACACGAAGATCTTCTCGACGTCGAAGAACTGATTTGGCTCTTCGACGCCTGGGTAGCTCAAGTCTGGCAGAACAGCCCGATGGAAGGGTTGCGTGACCCTCGTCATCCGGCCGCGCCGCCCCTGAGCCCCAATGCGATGTACGCGGCGATGTTCCCCTTCGTCGGGTACGTACCGATGCCTTTGAGCGAGCGCGACTACATCTCGCTAATGCCCGTGGACGAGCGCACCATACAGAAAGACGGCGTGGAGTTTGGTCGGCGGACCTACGACTCTCCCGCCCTAGCGCAACATCGGTCCTCGGGGTTGCTGGGTAAGAAGAAGTACGAGCTCCGTTACCAGCCCAACGACCCCAGCCGAAGCTGGGTTTACATTGATCAGACTGATGAATATGTCGCATGCGACTGGCGCGACCGGCGTGTGGACACGCCTCACTCCCGACGGATGTGGGACTTGGCTGCCCAGGTACGCAGCACTTTCCATCCCCTTGATCCCGACGAGGGCCTCGGTGAAACCATCTCACTGATCGAGCGCGCCCATAAGCAGTGGAAGCAGGAAGCCGCGAAAGCCGAGCGAGCCGAGCTCGCTGAGCACCTCGACAAAGTGCAGGGTCGAACGGCCCGCGAGGGCCGTGCCGCCCTCCGTTCTGTTGACGACGAAACTGGCGCGGCCACCCCCACCAATCCGGAGATCGACCAAGCCGATGATTGGAACCTTGACGACTGGGAACCAGACGAAGCCTTTGGTATCGAAAAGGAGGTCTAA
- a CDS encoding HNH endonuclease signature motif containing protein, protein MGRDAVAKAFEAIDAALAVVRGEVAKAACGAPAANDPLAALADKCLDILAGAARTEARVAALKAEAVATFAESARSIAPPDITVQAQEMAIAAEVGCLLAIGDRAAGALLAQSYALTTSLPRTLEALKAGTMSWQHAGVMVEEAATLNPDAATALEAHFLGPDAPDAARGCPAGEMPAYRFRRKARVWRERNHPDSIEKRHAKSVEERCLEFAPEQDGMARLSAYLPADKATAIWNRYTAIARGLQGPNEERTLTQLRADLFAATALRGGSGCTGCCRGSAGTDDAGTASKGLADIPVPRAEVLVTVPVFSLLGATDEPAMLDSYGPIPATMARDLVANGADSFYRVLVDPRDGAPLEIGRTSYRLTKAMRRWMRLRDGKCPFPGCNNNSLDNEADHLLAWHQGGTTGISNLGQPCPRHHRLRHTSGWRPTAASKNEPPGWVSPSGRKYKSEHQDWEPPKLPSPPQARARLLTQPGRNSMMPAGKGTVDYFRLPRSLGEDCLAEYLAAR, encoded by the coding sequence ATGGGACGGGACGCGGTGGCAAAGGCATTTGAGGCGATCGACGCCGCCCTTGCCGTTGTCCGTGGCGAGGTAGCCAAAGCCGCGTGCGGAGCGCCCGCAGCCAACGATCCATTGGCCGCCTTGGCCGACAAATGCCTGGACATCCTGGCCGGAGCGGCTCGGACCGAGGCCCGTGTCGCCGCACTGAAGGCCGAGGCTGTGGCCACGTTCGCGGAGTCAGCGCGGTCTATCGCTCCCCCAGACATCACGGTGCAGGCGCAGGAAATGGCCATCGCCGCGGAGGTGGGCTGCCTCCTGGCCATCGGCGACCGCGCCGCCGGTGCACTTCTGGCACAGTCCTACGCGCTGACGACCTCGCTGCCCCGGACTTTGGAAGCACTCAAGGCTGGAACTATGTCGTGGCAGCACGCCGGCGTCATGGTGGAGGAGGCAGCCACCCTCAACCCTGACGCCGCGACCGCGTTGGAGGCCCACTTCCTCGGCCCGGACGCGCCGGACGCTGCCCGCGGTTGCCCCGCAGGGGAGATGCCCGCATACCGCTTCCGGCGCAAGGCCCGGGTCTGGCGCGAACGCAACCACCCGGACAGCATCGAAAAACGGCACGCAAAGAGCGTGGAGGAGAGGTGCCTCGAGTTCGCTCCGGAGCAGGACGGCATGGCACGCTTGTCCGCATACCTGCCGGCGGACAAGGCCACGGCCATCTGGAACCGCTACACCGCCATCGCCCGGGGCCTCCAGGGACCCAACGAGGAGCGCACCCTCACCCAACTTCGCGCGGATCTTTTCGCCGCCACAGCCCTCCGCGGGGGCAGCGGCTGCACCGGTTGCTGCCGTGGGTCCGCCGGAACTGACGACGCCGGTACCGCGTCGAAGGGGCTTGCTGACATCCCCGTTCCCCGCGCCGAAGTCCTGGTCACCGTCCCGGTATTTTCCCTCCTCGGTGCCACCGATGAACCCGCTATGCTGGACAGTTATGGCCCCATCCCGGCCACCATGGCACGGGATCTCGTAGCCAACGGAGCCGACTCGTTTTACCGCGTGCTCGTGGATCCCCGTGACGGCGCCCCGCTGGAAATAGGCCGCACTAGCTACCGGCTCACCAAGGCCATGCGGAGGTGGATGAGGTTGCGGGACGGCAAGTGTCCCTTCCCTGGGTGCAACAACAATTCTTTGGACAACGAAGCAGATCATCTGCTCGCCTGGCACCAGGGTGGGACCACTGGAATCAGCAACTTAGGACAGCCATGTCCCAGGCACCATCGGTTGCGGCACACCAGCGGGTGGCGGCCGACGGCGGCGTCGAAGAATGAGCCGCCCGGCTGGGTTTCGCCCTCCGGGCGCAAATACAAGAGTGAGCACCAGGACTGGGAGCCACCGAAGTTGCCTTCGCCGCCGCAGGCGCGCGCTCGCCTCCTGACTCAACCAGGCCGCAACTCAATGATGCCAGCGGGCAAAGGCACAGTGGACTACTTCCGCCTGCCACGGTCCCTCGGAGAGGACTGCCTGGCTGAGTACCTCGCCGCGCGGTGA
- a CDS encoding ATP-binding protein has protein sequence MKYRKRLRTGGDLSHYRGYLTWAQSQREAVRMPPNDTLAAMTHLQRREYDETRQIYLSRGMTVATRTVNDLDATVVEQMDTNFAKRGGGHGIFLSAPSGAGKTTSLHRVLGAVLADLKQDDPELLERGEVPVGYVCIPALGTPRSVYQVLADYLGIDYTVGVTEAELSTMVRNGINLTRMELLAIDEVQNLDNAANAGSVADALRRLGDDVDATIILAGIDLEHTSITTGRRGAQIANRFRRAAVYDYADDTQEDWRKHWLSLVGGMAAALPLHASDPREIVKLSTLLFDITRGSVGMLNSALTQIARRKISEGDLDKEQVTAEDLDRIALTLQAERHRVRVTPGAKTSGKKAPVVGGHGRGRNRASA, from the coding sequence GTGAAATACCGTAAACGATTGCGCACCGGCGGCGACCTTTCCCACTATCGTGGGTACCTGACCTGGGCACAGTCCCAGCGTGAAGCTGTCCGCATGCCGCCGAACGATACCCTCGCCGCTATGACGCACCTGCAGCGGCGCGAGTACGACGAGACTCGTCAGATCTACCTGTCGCGCGGCATGACGGTCGCGACCAGGACTGTCAATGACCTCGATGCGACTGTCGTGGAGCAGATGGACACGAACTTTGCCAAGCGCGGCGGCGGCCACGGAATATTCCTCTCGGCGCCGTCCGGTGCTGGCAAGACAACGTCACTACACCGCGTACTCGGCGCGGTGCTCGCCGATCTAAAACAGGACGACCCGGAATTGCTTGAACGGGGAGAGGTTCCTGTTGGATACGTGTGCATCCCGGCACTGGGAACACCGCGCTCCGTCTACCAGGTTCTCGCCGATTACCTTGGCATTGACTACACCGTTGGCGTCACCGAGGCTGAGCTGTCAACAATGGTCCGCAACGGAATCAACCTAACCAGGATGGAGCTCCTGGCGATCGATGAGGTCCAAAACCTCGACAATGCAGCCAACGCCGGATCCGTCGCTGACGCGCTCCGGCGACTCGGCGACGATGTGGACGCCACAATCATCCTGGCCGGTATTGACCTCGAGCACACCTCCATCACGACGGGCCGTCGCGGCGCTCAAATCGCCAACCGGTTTCGACGCGCCGCCGTCTACGACTATGCCGACGATACACAGGAGGATTGGAGGAAACACTGGCTCAGTTTGGTGGGCGGAATGGCCGCAGCTCTGCCACTCCATGCCAGTGACCCACGGGAAATAGTGAAGCTCTCCACGCTGCTGTTCGACATCACTCGAGGCTCGGTAGGCATGCTCAACTCCGCGCTGACCCAGATCGCCCGTCGCAAGATCTCTGAAGGAGACCTCGACAAAGAACAGGTGACTGCCGAGGACCTCGACCGCATAGCACTAACCCTGCAGGCTGAACGCCACCGGGTCCGAGTGACTCCGGGCGCGAAAACCTCGGGCAAGAAGGCCCCGGTTGTCGGGGGACACGGGCGGGGAAGGAACCGAGCTAGTGCCTGA
- a CDS encoding STAS/SEC14 domain-containing protein yields MSKVDIKGKGTLELSGGVLRLSWKLGTYIGIDVANAALAAITSLAQGTRLPMLVEIQGVTHSAAARKVFPDASSISRMALLGSSPVDRVIAMFRLPLAPTGFPVRYFSSRDKAMAWLLEDSEEEATGPGDTD; encoded by the coding sequence ATGAGCAAGGTGGACATCAAAGGCAAAGGGACGCTGGAGTTGTCCGGTGGAGTCCTTCGCCTGAGCTGGAAGCTGGGGACCTACATAGGCATCGACGTGGCCAACGCCGCCCTCGCGGCCATCACCTCCTTGGCCCAGGGCACCAGGTTGCCGATGCTGGTCGAGATCCAGGGTGTGACCCACTCCGCGGCCGCTCGAAAAGTCTTTCCCGACGCATCCAGCATTTCGCGTATGGCATTGCTGGGTTCCTCTCCCGTTGATCGCGTCATCGCCATGTTCCGCCTCCCCCTGGCGCCGACCGGATTCCCGGTCAGGTATTTCTCGTCCCGGGACAAGGCAATGGCGTGGCTGCTTGAGGACTCAGAGGAGGAAGCCACGGGACCGGGCGACACCGACTGA